In Mercurialis annua linkage group LG6, ddMerAnnu1.2, whole genome shotgun sequence, the following are encoded in one genomic region:
- the LOC126686627 gene encoding molybdopterin synthase catalytic subunit-like: MSNEEKTLVEISEENNAIDLANDNKTLVEILEENNPIDPAKYISYVSAPQAGGIATFSGTTRDTFKVNEGHSGIRVKVSEAGRRISSTHDGIRMSGGSRKTSTRSGGITIKVSEVS, from the coding sequence ATGTCGAATGAAGAGAAAACCCTAGTCGAAATCTCGGAGGAGAATAACGCTATTGATCTTGCGAATGACAATAAAACTCTAGTCGAAATCTTGGAGGAGAATAACCCTATTGATCCTGCAAAATACATAAGCTATGTCAGTGCTCCACAGGCCGGTGGTATCGCAACGTTTTCGGGGACAACTCGTGATACTTTCAAAGTGAACGAAGGTCATAGTGGAATTAGGGTGAAAGTGAGCGAAGCAGGTCGAAGGATTAGTAGCACTCACGACGGAATTAGAATGAGCGGAGGAAGCCGAAAGACTAGCACTCGGAGTGGAGGAATTACGATCAAGGTGAGCGAAGTAAGTTAA
- the LOC126686626 gene encoding molybdopterin synthase catalytic subunit-like — translation MSNEDKTLVEISEENNRVDLANEDKTLVEILEENNPIDLAKYISYVSAPQAGGIATFSGTTRDTFEDKSVVELRYEAYVPMAIRELKSICASARTSWDIHSIAVAHRLGSVPVGETSVFVAVSAVHRGDALDACKFIIDDLKASVPIWKKEVYANGEVWKENSEFMERKPEIGKSASYGVHGKKSCCGTKVKVNEESPDISNQDSGIRVKVSEAGRKISSTHDGIRMSGGGRKTSAQNGGVTIKVSEVS, via the coding sequence ATGTCGAATGAAGATAAAACTCTAGTCGAAATCTCGGAGGAGAATAACCGTGTTGATCTTGCGAATGAAGATAAAACTCTAGTCGAAATCTTGGAGGAGAATAACCCTATTGATCTTGCAAAATACATAAGTTATGTCAGTGCTCCACAGGCCGGTGGTATCGCAACGTTTTCCGGGACAACTCGTGATACTTTCGAGGACAAGTCGGTTGTTGAACTACGGTACGAAGCTTATGTGCCAATGGCGATACGCGAGCTTAAATCGATATGTGCGTCTGCTAGAACATCTTGGGATATTCACTCTATTGCTGTCGCGCATCGACTGGGATCAGTTCCGGTTGGAGAAACTAGTGTCTTTGTTGCAGTGTCGGCTGTTCATCGCGGTGATGCGTTGGATGCTTGTAAGTTTATAATTGATGACTTGAAGGCGTCTGTTCCGATTTGGAAGAAGGAAGTTTATGCAAACGGGGAGGTTTGGAAGGAGAATTCTGAGTTTATGGAGAGGAAGCCGGAGATAGGAAAGAGCGCGTCATATGGGGTTCATGGTAAGAAATCCTGCTGCGGAACGAAGGTCAAAGTGAACGAAGAAAGTCCGGATATTAGCAATCAGGATAGTGGAATTAGGGTGAAAGTGAGCGAAGCAGGTCGAAAGATTAGTAGCACTCACGACGGAATTAGAATGAGCGGAGGAGGCCGAAAGACTAGCGCTCAGAATGGAGGAGTTACGATCAAGGTGAGCGAAGTAAGTTAA
- the LOC126654162 gene encoding cytochrome P450 71B10-like has protein sequence MASPWLLLAILLLLPLFFIFLRKKQNSQTKTKNHPPGPPPLPFIGNLHQLGVLPHQSLCQLSKKYGPVMLIKLGRVPTVIISSSEAAKDLFKNHDLSSCSRPSLTGTGKLSYNYLDIAFTPYGDYWREMRKICVLELFSAKRVQSFKSVREEEVSLLIESISSSISSSGSCFSPVDMSEKLLILTCNITCRVAFGTSFQESGLGQERFQEVIHEGLAMLGSFCFADLFPYYLGWIGDKISGLHGRLERNFQEFDGFYQKIIDDHIQKDGRKDQEQEDIIDVLLGLEKSQRENFGSAFQFSKDHIKAILMNIFLAGVDTGAITLVWAMAELIRNPRVMKKAQQEIRTSINKDKTIVSETDIENLEYLKMVVKETLRLHPPGTLLIPRETMSQFSLNGHEIYPKTRIQVNVWAIGKDPNIWRNPNEFCPERFSANPNFDFKGDSYEMLPFGGGRRGCPGITMGLATVELALANLLFCFDWKLGDGMKIEDLNMEEAPGLTVYKKEPLLLVPIKYQLPA, from the exons ATGGCATCTCCTTGGTTACTTCTTGCAATTTTATTACTACTCcctctatttttcattttcttgagaAAAAAGCAAAATTCTCAAACAAAAACCAAGAATCACCCTCCTGGTCCTCCTCCTCTACCATTTATAGGCAATTTACACCAACTTGGAGTACTGCCTCATCAATCTTTATGCCAACTCTCCAAGAAATACGGCCCTGTTATGCTTATAAAACTCGGCCGGGTTCCGACCGTTATAATCTCTTCATCAGAAGCAGCAAAAGATCTATTCAAGAATCACGATCTCAGTAGCTGCAGCAGGCCGAGTTTAACCGGAACCGGAAAGTTATCGTATAATTATCTTGATATCGCTTTTACTCCTTATGGTGATTATTGGAGAGAGATGAGAAAAATTTGTGTTCTTGAACTTTTTAGTGCTAAAAGAGTTCAATCTTTTAAATCCGTTAGAGAAGAAGAAGTTTCTTTATTAATCGAGTCGATTTCGAGTTCGATCTCAAGTTCGGGTTCTTGTTTTTCTCCTGTTGATATGAGTGAGAAGCTTTTGATTCTTACTTGTAATATAACATGTAGAGTAGCTTTTGGTACAAGTTTCCAAGAAAGTGGATTAGGTCAAGAAAGATTTCAAGAAGTGATTCATGAAGGTTTGGCTATGTTGGGGAGTTTTTGTTTTGCTGATTTGTTTCCTTATTATTTGGGTTGGATTGGTGATAAAATTAGTGGTCTCCATGGAAGACTTGAAAGAAATTTTCAAGAATTTGATGGGTTTTATCAGAAGATTATTGATGATCATATACAAAAAGATGGAAGAAAAGATCAAGAACAAGAAGATATTATTGATGTTTTGCTTGGATTGGAAAAATCTCAAAGGGAAAATTTTGGAAGTGCTTTTCAATTCTCCAAAGACCATATTAAAGCTATTTTAATG AATATTTTTCTAGCTGGAGTGGACACAGGAGCAATAACTTTAGTATGGGCAATGGCAGAACTTATCAGAAATCCAAGAGTAATGAAGAAAGCACAACAAGAAATCAGAACCTCCATTAATAAAGACAAAACAATAGTCTCTGAAACTGACATTGAAAACCTTGAATATCTAAAAATGGTGGTAAAAGAAACCCTAAGATTACACCCACCAGGAACCCTATTAATTCCAAGAGAAACCATGTCACAATTTAGCCTCAACGGCCACGAAATTTATCCGAAAACTAGGATTCAAGTGAACGTATGGGCGATCGGAAAAGATCCGAATATATGGAGAAACCCTAATGAGTTTTGCCCAGAGAGATTTTCAGCAAAccctaattttgattttaaaggaGATAGTTATGAAATGTTGCCGTTTGGAGGTGGAAGAAGAGGGTGTCCTGGTATTACTATGGGACTGGCTACAGTGGAACTTGCTCTtgcaaatttattattttgttttgattggAAATTGGGTGATGGCATGAAGATTGAAGATTTGAATATGGAGGAAGCACCTGGTCTTACTGTTTATAAGAAAGAACCTTTATTGCTTGTGCCAATTAAATATCAATTACCTGcatga
- the LOC126685798 gene encoding anthranilate N-methyltransferase-like, which translates to MASSAETHPLRPADEEIDENYAYAIQLTMGVSLPMALQTAVELKVFEIIANSGPDSKLSAAEIAAKMADIRNPDAPKMLDRILRLLASHNVIGCSLNGLERLYSLKPVSYYFVPNQDGVSMGPLMALIQNKALLDSWTKLKDAIVEGGDPFEKFHGVHFYEYASLNPSFNQVMNTAMFHRTNLVIGKVLETYKGFEELNQLVDVGGGIGHTLKAITSKYPHIKAINFDLPHVVQHGLIIPGVEHVGGDMFESVPKGNAMFIKSVVHNFEDEQCLKMLKNCYKALPDNGKVIIMEAVLPDMPESSISARPDFHIDLQLMTIFEGVDRTKHEFLALATAAGFRGIRFICYVCNYWIMEFFK; encoded by the exons ATGGCTTCTTCTGCAGAAACTCACCCTCTTCGTCCCGCCGATGAAGAAATAGACGAAAACTATGCATACGCAATTCAACTTACAATGGGCGTTTCATTGCCTATGGCACTGCAAACTGCAGTAGAGCTCAAAGTTTTTGAAATCATAGCCAATTCAGGCCCTGATTCCAAGCTTTCTGCTGCAGAAATTGCTGCAAAAATGGCAGATATACGAAACCCGGATGCACCCAAAATGCTGGACCGTATCCTTCGACTCCTGGCTAGCCACAATGTGATCGGTTGCTCTCTCAATGGACTCGAGAGGCTCTACAGTTTGAAACCTGTCTCCTATTACTTTGTCCCTAACCAAGATGGTGTTTCTATGGGTCCTTTGATGGCCTTGATTCAAAATAAGGCCTTACTGGATAGCTG GACTAAATTGAAGGATGCAATTGTTGAAGGAGGCGATCCATTTGAAAAGTTCCATGGAGTGCATTTTTATGAGTATGCTTCTTTAAACCCAAGCTTTAACCAAGTTATGAACACCGCAATGTTCCACCGGACCAATTTAGTGATCGGAAAAGTGCTCGAAACTTACAAAGGTTTTGAGGAATTGAATCAGCTGGTTGACGTCGGCGGTGGAATAGGGCACACTCTTAAGGCAATCACTTCCAAATACCCACATATTAAGGCTATTAATTTTGATTTGCCGCATGTCGTACAACATGGCCTTATCATTCCTG GAGTTGAACATGTTGGAGGCGACATGTTCGAAAGTGTTCCAAAAGGAAATGCCATGTTCATCAAG TCGGTAGTTCATAATTTTGAAGACGAACAGTGCTTGAAGATGCTAAAGAACTGCTATAAAGCTCTTCCAGATAACGGAAAGGTGATCATTATGGAGGCAGTTCTTCCGGATATGCCGGAATCTAGCATTTCTGCTCGACCCGACTTCCATATAGATTTACAATTAATGACAATATTTGAAGGCGTTGATCGAACTAAACACGAGTTCTTAGCATTAGCAACTGCAGCTGGATTTCGCGGTATTAGATTCATATGTTACGTCTGTAACTATTGGATTATGGAGTTCTTCAAGTAG